A single Thermaerobacter sp. FW80 DNA region contains:
- a CDS encoding ABC transporter ATP-binding protein, producing the protein MDEYREEEHLGKLYDGRLMRRLLGYARPHLGWILLSILMLLLVTAADLAGPLLIRTAIDHHLRAADRPRIALSPAAMERLPARLRREAVAFEGRFFLREDRLPADFLPPAQRAAARYQVLAAADGQHYLVLVGDEPVTAPASQLRVSSRHGATVLVVPQTADPPPSGGAGARDGTASTSGAAEGGAARLLPARLLSRAELHELRQPERTAVVRLAGLYLALAAAAFGLAYAQGYLLQRTAQRIVAHIRAEVFGHLQRMSLAFFDRNPVGRLVTRVTNDVETLNEMYTSVVVNLFRDLFVLVGIAGIMLAYNARLALVAFAVLPLVALAAAVFRTQARAAYRQMRVRLARINAFLSENIAGMRIIQVFRREREQFAEFEAINHAYLQASLRHVTVFAVFRPVIDFLSSLALALVMAYGGAQVLGRELPLGVLVAFIQYVQRFFRPITELAEKFNILQSAMASAERIFGVLDTPPAVVDPPRPRVPARVQGAVEFDGVWFAYRDEEWVLRDVSFRVEPGETVAFVGHTGAGKTSILNLLVRFYDVQRGAVRVDGIDVREWPQEELRRHIAVVQQDVFLFTGTIRDNIRLWNPAISDADVERAARLTRADEFIRKLPRGYDEPVTERGATLSAGQRQLLAFARALAYDPAILVLDEATASIDTETEQLIQEALRQLTRGRTTLIVAHRLSTIQHADRIIVLHRGRIREVGTHEELLARGGLYHRLWLLQHGEHEGLPATGGTAGDGRGEAVRRPAGRRAAGGSPDA; encoded by the coding sequence CCCTGAGCCCGGCGGCGATGGAGCGCCTTCCCGCGCGGCTGCGCCGCGAGGCGGTGGCCTTCGAGGGCCGGTTCTTCCTACGGGAAGACCGGCTGCCCGCCGACTTCCTGCCCCCCGCGCAGCGGGCGGCGGCCCGCTACCAGGTCCTGGCGGCCGCCGACGGCCAGCACTACCTGGTCCTGGTGGGGGACGAACCGGTCACCGCCCCGGCGAGCCAGCTGCGGGTGTCAAGCCGCCACGGCGCCACGGTGCTGGTGGTCCCGCAGACCGCCGATCCCCCGCCATCTGGCGGTGCGGGCGCGCGCGACGGCACCGCCTCAACGTCCGGCGCCGCCGAGGGCGGCGCGGCGCGCCTCCTGCCGGCCCGCCTCCTCAGCCGGGCGGAGCTGCACGAGCTCCGCCAGCCGGAACGGACCGCGGTGGTGCGGCTGGCGGGGCTGTACCTGGCCCTGGCGGCCGCCGCCTTCGGGCTGGCCTACGCCCAGGGGTACCTGCTGCAGCGCACGGCCCAGCGCATCGTCGCCCACATCCGCGCCGAGGTGTTCGGCCACCTGCAGCGCATGTCCCTGGCCTTCTTCGACCGCAACCCCGTGGGCCGGCTGGTCACCCGGGTGACCAACGACGTCGAGACCCTGAACGAGATGTACACCAGCGTGGTGGTCAACCTCTTCCGGGACCTGTTCGTCCTGGTGGGGATCGCCGGCATCATGCTGGCGTACAACGCCCGGCTGGCCCTGGTGGCCTTCGCCGTGCTGCCGCTGGTGGCGCTGGCCGCCGCGGTCTTCCGCACCCAGGCCCGCGCCGCCTACCGGCAGATGCGGGTGCGGCTGGCCCGCATCAACGCCTTCCTCTCCGAGAACATCGCTGGCATGCGCATCATCCAGGTGTTCCGGCGCGAGCGCGAGCAGTTCGCCGAGTTCGAGGCGATCAACCATGCCTATCTCCAGGCGAGCCTGCGCCACGTCACGGTCTTCGCCGTCTTCCGGCCGGTGATCGACTTCCTCTCGTCCCTGGCCCTGGCGCTGGTCATGGCCTACGGCGGCGCCCAGGTGCTGGGACGGGAGCTGCCCCTGGGCGTCCTGGTGGCGTTCATCCAGTACGTCCAGCGGTTCTTCCGCCCGATCACGGAGCTGGCGGAGAAGTTCAACATCCTGCAGTCCGCCATGGCATCGGCCGAGCGCATCTTCGGCGTGCTGGACACCCCGCCCGCGGTGGTCGATCCGCCGCGACCGCGGGTCCCGGCGCGGGTGCAGGGGGCCGTGGAGTTCGACGGCGTCTGGTTCGCCTACCGCGACGAGGAGTGGGTGCTGCGGGACGTCTCCTTCCGCGTCGAACCCGGCGAGACGGTGGCCTTCGTGGGCCACACCGGCGCCGGCAAGACCTCGATCCTGAACCTCCTGGTGCGGTTCTACGACGTCCAGCGCGGGGCGGTCCGGGTGGACGGCATCGACGTGCGCGAGTGGCCCCAGGAGGAGCTGCGGCGGCACATCGCGGTGGTGCAGCAGGACGTGTTCCTCTTCACGGGCACCATCCGCGACAACATCCGGCTGTGGAACCCCGCCATCTCCGACGCGGACGTGGAACGGGCCGCCCGCCTGACCCGCGCCGACGAGTTCATCCGCAAGCTGCCGCGCGGGTACGACGAGCCCGTGACGGAGCGCGGCGCCACCCTGTCGGCGGGCCAGCGGCAGCTGCTGGCCTTCGCCCGCGCCCTCGCCTACGATCCCGCCATCCTGGTGCTGGACGAGGCGACGGCCAGCATCGACACGGAGACGGAGCAGCTGATCCAGGAGGCGCTGCGGCAGCTGACCCGCGGACGCACCACGCTGATCGTCGCCCACCGGTTGTCGACGATCCAGCACGCCGACCGCATCATCGTGCTCCACCGCGGTCGCATCCGCGAGGTGGGCACCCACGAGGAGCTGCTGGCCCGGGGCGGGCTGTACCACCGGCTCTGGCTGCTCCAGCATGGGGAGCACGAGGGCCTTCCGGCCACCGGGGGCACGGCCGGCGACGGGCGCGGCGAGGCGGTCCGCCGCCCCGCGGGCCGTCGGGCGGCGGGCGGCAGTCCCGACGCCTGA